The following coding sequences lie in one Timaviella obliquedivisa GSE-PSE-MK23-08B genomic window:
- the aspS gene encoding aspartate--tRNA ligase, with the protein MRTHYCGQLRAEHVEETVTLFGWVDRRRDHGGVIFLDLRDRSGISQIVCDPVRTPASYEAAGDLRNEYVVKITGRVTKRPEDSLNPRIPTGEVEIYADQVELLNAVRKQLPFQVSIAETESVREDLRLRYRYLDLRRERMSKNLQLRHQVIKAIRRFLEDDQGFMEIETPILTRSTPEGARDYLVPSRVNPGEFYALPQSPQLFKQLLMVSGFDRYYQVARCFRDEDLRADRQPEFTQLDMEMSFMSQEEILALNEALVCHIFKQVKGIDLPMPFPRLTYAQAMERYGSDKPDTRYGLELVDVSDLMQDSGFKVFSGAVASGGIVKVLPIPGGNEAISNVRIKPGGDLFREASEAGAKGLAYIRVREDGDIDTIGAIKDNLTEAQKQELLSRTGAQPGYLLLFGAGDAPTVNKTLDRLRQVVARELKLIDPEKTNLLWITEFPMFEWNADEKRLEALHHPFTAPFPEDAHDLKTARAQAYDLVFNGFEVGGGSLRIYQPEMQKQVFEAIGLSDEEAQNKFGFLLEAFEFGTPPHGGIAYGLDRLVMLLASEESIRDAIAFPKTQQARCLLTNAPSEVDTKQLKELHISTVSKPKT; encoded by the coding sequence ATGCGAACTCACTACTGCGGTCAACTCCGAGCCGAACATGTTGAAGAGACAGTTACCCTTTTTGGTTGGGTCGATCGGCGGCGTGATCATGGTGGCGTGATTTTTTTGGACTTGCGCGATCGCTCCGGTATTAGTCAAATTGTCTGCGATCCGGTGCGTACCCCTGCCTCTTACGAAGCAGCAGGCGATCTGCGAAACGAGTATGTAGTCAAGATTACGGGACGCGTGACGAAGCGCCCTGAGGATTCTCTCAATCCTCGGATTCCCACAGGTGAGGTAGAGATTTATGCTGATCAGGTTGAACTGCTGAATGCAGTGCGCAAACAGTTACCGTTCCAAGTGTCGATCGCTGAAACAGAATCGGTGCGAGAAGATTTGCGATTGCGGTATCGCTACTTGGATTTGCGTCGAGAGCGCATGTCTAAGAATTTGCAGCTTCGGCACCAAGTCATCAAGGCGATTCGGCGATTTTTAGAGGATGACCAGGGGTTTATGGAAATTGAAACCCCAATATTGACGCGATCGACTCCCGAAGGAGCGCGGGATTATTTAGTGCCCAGTCGGGTGAATCCGGGTGAGTTTTATGCGTTGCCCCAGTCACCGCAGTTGTTTAAGCAATTGCTGATGGTGTCGGGGTTCGATCGCTACTACCAAGTTGCTCGCTGCTTCCGTGATGAGGATTTACGAGCAGATCGGCAGCCAGAGTTTACACAGCTAGACATGGAAATGAGCTTCATGTCACAAGAAGAAATTTTGGCGTTGAATGAGGCTTTGGTTTGCCATATTTTCAAGCAAGTTAAGGGAATTGATCTACCCATGCCCTTTCCGCGCCTGACCTATGCTCAGGCGATGGAGCGCTACGGTTCCGACAAACCAGATACGCGCTATGGGCTGGAGTTGGTGGATGTTTCTGATTTGATGCAGGATTCTGGCTTTAAGGTGTTTTCGGGAGCAGTGGCGAGTGGCGGCATCGTTAAAGTGTTGCCGATTCCTGGGGGCAATGAGGCGATTTCTAATGTACGGATTAAGCCGGGTGGAGATTTGTTTAGAGAGGCGAGTGAGGCTGGTGCAAAAGGGCTGGCGTACATCCGGGTGCGGGAAGATGGCGACATCGATACTATTGGGGCAATTAAAGACAATCTTACAGAAGCACAGAAGCAGGAGCTATTGAGCCGGACGGGAGCACAGCCTGGATATCTGCTGCTGTTTGGTGCTGGGGATGCGCCGACGGTGAATAAGACGCTCGATCGCCTGCGTCAAGTTGTGGCACGGGAGTTAAAGTTAATTGATCCTGAGAAAACTAATTTACTGTGGATTACCGAGTTCCCGATGTTTGAGTGGAATGCTGATGAGAAGCGCCTAGAAGCGTTGCACCATCCTTTTACGGCTCCATTCCCAGAAGATGCCCATGACCTGAAAACGGCGCGGGCACAGGCGTATGACTTAGTGTTTAATGGGTTTGAAGTCGGCGGCGGCAGTTTACGGATTTATCAGCCAGAAATGCAGAAACAGGTATTTGAGGCGATCGGGCTATCGGATGAAGAGGCGCAGAATAAGTTTGGCTTTTTGCTAGAAGCGTTCGAGTTTGGTACGCCGCCCCACGGTGGCATTGCTTACGGGCTAGACCGTTTGGTGATGTTGTTGGCGAGTGAGGAGTCGATTCGAGATGCGATCGCGTTCCCTAAAACTCAACAGGCTCGTTGTTTGTTGACCAATGCGCCTTCGGAGGTAGATACTAAGCAGCTTAAGGAGTTGCATATTTCTACCGTTAGCAAGCCAAAGACCTAA